The following are encoded together in the Pedobacter sp. D749 genome:
- a CDS encoding reverse transcriptase domain-containing protein: MNRKPDWLQGKGYLHITPSLSIDANWKKYYNRITSPQYISTYAFYPLMHRILSDRKYKKPNPKKHEGIKRSHCHKIIGENKVEKSAKNRPLHYASHFDVLIYSYYADTLGKLYEEKLQSNEELNKAVLAYRRIPISKTNQKGKSNIHFANEVFSEINRRVESEGSTSVLAIDLKNFFSSLSHEILYDAWAKLLNVEELPTDHRNVFKACTNFSYILHKDLKQKNGFRFDESKLAKIRRENGFKSFFESNEAFRNEIKNGRLPIYKNPFRKFNEQTGKKEMIGIPQGLPISALLANLYLLNFDSHIIKEIASKYGAHYRRYSDDILILCKPSVVDEINSYINNLISRYRIEISTDKTERFLFKKMPYNKTGDERITSIKILSETENIIDCPVNYLGFEFRGYNTLIKSTNLAKYYRRLITIIKRRARRALKLSFHNPNIPKAVYINQIKKLYNSPIKYADKLENKQVFRKRHSLIINDRGDFTFDHFDVEVKNASNYISYLRRCKKEFNSNSFSLQLKKKKQIIGQAINKHLQERY, encoded by the coding sequence ATGAATCGCAAACCAGATTGGCTACAAGGCAAAGGATACCTCCACATTACGCCTTCATTAAGCATTGATGCTAACTGGAAAAAATACTATAACCGAATAACATCGCCACAGTATATTTCTACTTACGCATTTTATCCTCTAATGCATAGAATATTATCCGATAGAAAGTATAAAAAACCTAACCCTAAAAAACATGAAGGAATTAAACGCTCTCATTGCCACAAAATTATAGGGGAAAATAAAGTTGAAAAAAGTGCAAAAAACAGGCCTTTGCACTATGCTAGCCACTTTGATGTTTTGATTTACTCATATTATGCAGATACGCTTGGTAAACTTTACGAGGAAAAGTTGCAAAGTAATGAAGAATTAAATAAGGCTGTATTAGCTTATAGAAGAATTCCAATATCAAAAACTAACCAAAAAGGAAAAAGTAATATTCATTTCGCAAATGAGGTTTTTAGCGAAATAAATAGAAGAGTAGAATCTGAAGGAAGTACATCTGTATTAGCAATTGACTTAAAAAATTTCTTTTCATCACTATCTCACGAAATATTATATGATGCTTGGGCTAAACTACTGAATGTAGAAGAATTACCAACAGATCATCGTAATGTTTTTAAGGCATGTACGAACTTCAGTTATATTCTACATAAAGATTTAAAGCAAAAAAATGGTTTTAGATTTGATGAATCAAAGCTAGCCAAAATCAGAAGAGAAAATGGTTTTAAATCTTTCTTTGAATCTAATGAAGCCTTTAGAAATGAAATCAAAAATGGCAGACTTCCAATTTATAAAAATCCTTTCAGAAAATTCAATGAACAAACAGGTAAAAAAGAAATGATTGGAATCCCTCAAGGGCTTCCCATTAGTGCATTACTTGCAAACCTTTACTTATTAAATTTTGACTCTCATATAATTAAAGAAATTGCGTCAAAATATGGTGCACATTACAGAAGATACTCTGATGATATTTTAATCTTATGCAAACCTTCAGTTGTTGATGAAATAAATTCATATATTAACAATCTTATATCAAGATATAGAATTGAAATAAGCACAGATAAAACTGAACGATTCTTGTTTAAAAAAATGCCTTATAATAAAACAGGCGACGAAAGAATTACTTCTATTAAAATTTTATCAGAAACCGAAAATATAATTGACTGCCCTGTAAATTATTTAGGTTTTGAATTCAGAGGTTACAATACATTAATTAAATCAACCAATCTTGCAAAATATTACCGTAGATTAATCACAATCATAAAAAGAAGAGCTAGAAGAGCATTAAAACTTTCATTTCATAATCCTAACATCCCCAAGGCCGTATATATTAATCAAATAAAAAAACTATACAATTCGCCAATAAAATATGCTGATAAGTTAGAAAACAAACAAGTTTTTAGAAAGAGACATTCATTGATCATTAATGATAGAGGAGATTTTACCTTTGATCACTTTGATGTAGAAGTTAAAAATGCGTCAAATTATATTTCATACCTAAGGAGATGTAAAAAAGAATTTAATTCAAATTCCTTCTCTTTGCAACTCAAAAAGAAAAAGCAAATAATTGGCCAGGCAATAAATAAGCACTTACAAGAAAGATATTAG
- a CDS encoding 7-cyano-7-deazaguanine synthase, with product MEFVKKATLLSGGVDSICLTYGLMPDIAYTIDYGQTVAEREIYVSKYICELLNIEHKIIQINCRSLGSGTLADADNLSFAPSEEWWPYRNQLLITFAAMMGIKDGVTDLYLASVKSDKFHKDGTGEFYKLINDTVSYQEGGLKVHCPTLSYYSHELVSKYNVPIDMLTIAHSCHISNLACGKCSGCLKQLRVRHELKID from the coding sequence ATGGAATTTGTAAAAAAAGCAACCCTATTATCTGGCGGAGTTGACTCAATATGTTTGACTTATGGTTTAATGCCAGACATCGCTTATACAATTGATTATGGACAAACTGTTGCTGAAAGAGAAATATATGTGTCGAAGTATATTTGCGAATTATTAAATATTGAACACAAGATTATACAAATTAATTGCAGAAGTTTAGGGAGTGGAACTTTAGCTGATGCTGATAATTTAAGCTTTGCGCCATCTGAAGAATGGTGGCCATATAGAAATCAGCTGCTAATCACATTTGCAGCAATGATGGGAATTAAAGATGGCGTTACTGATTTGTATTTGGCATCAGTAAAATCAGATAAATTTCACAAAGACGGAACAGGAGAGTTTTACAAATTAATCAATGATACAGTTTCTTATCAAGAAGGGGGCTTAAAAGTACATTGCCCTACATTGAGTTATTATAGCCATGAGTTGGTATCAAAATATAATGTTCCTATTGATATGCTCACTATTGCTCACTCCTGCCATATTTCAAATTTAGCTTGTGGTAAATGCTCAGGATGCCTGAAGCAACTAAGGGTAAGGCATGAATTAAAAATTGATTGA
- a CDS encoding PfkB family carbohydrate kinase, protein MISVVGGTYREIDYDDVAMEIFGSGFRCVKFLLENKCAVEFNTTGSSEVSKFLAENKKVYENFNFDCIDYDEFITFKYSFALDDPTIFPSILNIKKSNKIYLTGTNIICYGMLETDFSVKGNKVVYDPQTSIKPIKFKDIGTADELIYIVNLNEARSIASSEDINEIKRYFFDEENVKAVIIKNGPYGATLYHENDEVQIPSFITDNVNKIGSGDIFTSSFGYYWMEMGLKLEECALYASMSTALYCDKKIYINTSSAPAFSYKKFANNKLADICIYLAAPFFSIAELILIDKIRNAFLGFGVKIFSPFHDIGLGDDATIAKKDIEGIDKSAIIFCVLDNLDSGTLIEIGYSIANGKKIIGYHRTCYKPQLTMLNAGDVTIYNNLTTAIYHTIWNL, encoded by the coding sequence ATGATATCGGTTGTTGGCGGAACATATAGAGAAATTGATTATGACGATGTTGCTATGGAAATTTTCGGATCTGGATTTCGATGCGTAAAATTTCTATTGGAGAATAAGTGTGCGGTTGAATTTAATACTACAGGTAGTTCGGAAGTTTCGAAATTTTTGGCAGAAAATAAAAAGGTCTATGAAAATTTTAATTTCGATTGTATTGATTATGATGAATTTATAACCTTTAAATACAGTTTTGCACTAGATGATCCCACTATATTTCCAAGTATTCTTAATATTAAAAAGTCAAATAAAATATACCTAACTGGTACGAATATTATTTGTTACGGAATGTTGGAAACAGATTTTAGTGTAAAGGGTAATAAAGTTGTTTACGATCCTCAAACTTCTATAAAGCCAATAAAATTTAAAGATATTGGTACCGCTGATGAATTAATATATATCGTAAATTTAAATGAAGCAAGATCAATTGCTTCCTCTGAGGATATAAATGAAATTAAAAGGTACTTTTTTGATGAAGAAAATGTTAAAGCGGTAATTATTAAGAATGGACCATATGGTGCAACACTATATCATGAAAATGATGAAGTGCAAATTCCTTCATTTATAACGGATAATGTAAATAAAATTGGTTCGGGGGATATCTTCACATCTAGTTTTGGGTATTATTGGATGGAAATGGGTCTTAAGCTCGAAGAGTGTGCCCTTTATGCATCTATGTCAACCGCCCTTTATTGTGATAAAAAGATTTATATAAACACATCTTCTGCCCCGGCATTTAGCTATAAAAAATTCGCTAATAATAAACTAGCCGATATATGTATATACCTGGCAGCTCCTTTTTTTTCAATAGCAGAGTTAATTCTAATTGATAAAATAAGAAATGCTTTTCTTGGATTTGGTGTCAAAATTTTCTCTCCGTTTCACGATATTGGTTTAGGAGATGATGCAACTATTGCGAAAAAAGATATTGAAGGGATTGATAAGTCAGCTATTATATTCTGTGTCCTAGATAATTTGGACTCCGGAACCTTAATAGAAATTGGTTATTCAATTGCTAATGGGAAAAAAATAATTGGTTATCATAGAACTTGTTATAAACCTCAACTAACAATGCTAAATGCAGGTGATGTCACAATTTATAACAATTTAACAACAGCAATTTATCACACAATATGGAATTTGTAA